DNA from Chloroflexota bacterium:
CACCTTCACCTTTGCCTTCGCTGCGCAGCGGGGATTCGCCCCGCGCGTCCAAGTCTTGTTCAATATGCTCCACAATTGCCCGCAATTGCGGTGTGGAATCCGCCGAACACAGTACAAAGAAATCGGCCACAACAGTCTGACGCCGAATGTCGAGCAGAGCCATGTCGGCACCGCCGTGTTCGGCCATTATATCGACTGCGAGCTTTGCTTTCTCTAAGCCATCCATCGCCATAATTATAGCACAGACTCCTCGTGACGGCTCCTATCAATTCATG
Protein-coding regions in this window:
- the rsfS gene encoding ribosome silencing factor, with translation MAMDGLEKAKLAVDIMAEHGGADMALLDIRRQTVVADFFVLCSADSTPQLRAIVEHIEQDLDARGESPLRSEGKGEGGWVVLDYGDVMVHVFSSDMREYYHLERLWSQATTILRVQ